Below is a genomic region from uncultured Sunxiuqinia sp..
TGTTAAGCCCAAATCTTTGCTCCGTACATAATTCAGCTGTTTAATAAACACAGTGGTTGCAACCATAAAAACAATGGCAATACCAAACTGAACGCTTACCAACAGACGGACAAACTGTGTTCGTGAACCACTTACACTCCCTCCCCTGAGAATTCCGGTTGGGTTTAACGACGACAAATAAAAAGAAGGATAAAGTCCGGCAGCCACCCCGGTCAATAAAGCAATCAGTACCAGATTTCGAATCAGGCTGAACGAAAGACTGAAAGCAATATCTTTTCCTGTAAAATTATTAAACCAGGGAAGTATAAACCAGATAACAAGCACAGCCACAAACATGGCGGCTACTGTATGGACAAGCGATTCGCCCATGAATTGTTTGATAATATGGAAACGCCCTGCCCCGTTTACCTTTTTTATCCCAATTTCGGTTGAACGCTCTGAAGCCCGGGCAACCGAAAGTACTGAAAAATTAAGCGAGGCCATCAGGATTATTAAAAGTGCCAGTCCCGAGAAAATCAATACATATTTGTAGGAGCTTATGTTTTTGTCTAAACTGTTTGGTTCGTAATCTGAATAAAGATGAATATTTGCCAGCGGTTGAAACAGCAACTTATCAGTTTTCTTCGAATACCGGCTTAAATGGTTGCTAATCCGGTTTAGGAAAGCATCATCTATAACTGCATCTTCTCGCAACTTCACATAAACCCGGTTATAGTATTTATCTCCCCAGTGATTCACATACCCAGTAACGGTGCTGTTTACTTCGGGCAATATATAATCAATATCGATGTGTGAATTTTTGGGGACGCGTATCACTCCGGAAACCGAATATGTTCTTTTATCATATTTGTCGATAATAACAGTTTTCCCCAAGGCAGGCTCGCTGCCAAATAGTTTTTGAGCCACTGTTTCGGAGAGAATGATTCCCGATGCATTCTCAATGGCATCAAAAGCATTTCCTTCGATAAAAGGGAAGCCGTTGAAAATGGAAAAGAAATCGTTTGTAACCCACGATTCCCGTGCTTCTATTTTTTCGCCACCTTTTTTTTGAAGCGGCAAGTTTTCGGAGCTGGTGTATAAAAACGTTGCAAATTCAATTTGCGGATAATCCTTTTTCAATGTAGCCGGAAGAGGTCGGTACGAGCCTGAGGACTTTACAATTTCATCGCTCTGTTTCGATAAAGTCAACACACGGTAAATCCTGTCATAATCCATGTGAAACTTATCGTAACTAAGCTCGTTCATTACCCACAGATAAATCAACAGTCCGCCGGTAATACCAAAAGTAAAGCCCACAAAAGTAATGAGTGAATAAATCGGTTTACTCCGCAAGTTTCTCAGGCTTGATTTTATTGTGAAATTCATTGCTCATTATGTTTTAATGGTAAATCGCTATTATGCGGTCGTTTTTGTTCGCAATTTTTACCGGAAGTTCCACATTGCCATTGTTCATTAACTCTTCTCCTGTAAAAATGGAATAAGGTATTTCGTTGGCTGTTACCGACTCCGGCCACTTAAAAGGCATTGCATCCAAATCATTTTCAATATTTATTTCCGGGGGTAAAGGCCACGACATTTTTCCTTCCCGAACAAAAGGAGCCTCATCAACATAGATAAGAATCGATGCTTTTTTTCTTTTGTCATAAATTAAGCGGCTGTATTTCAATGTACCTGATTTTGCCGTATTCGGGCAATCGTAATCTTTCGAATAAGTAATAAAAAGATAACGATCGGTTTCCAGTAACGATTGAAGGATCAGTCTGTCTTTCAAATCGAAACCCGGATCGATACCGGTATTGGCCGACGGAATGCCCATATCTCCGAAATCAAAAATGTATTTAGGAATTAAACGGTTAGGAGGAATTAAACAATAAATGGTATCGTTAAATGACTGTCGAAGGTGAAGAATTTGGTTGAAGTAATAGTTATTCCCATCATCAACACCTCTGTAAACAGTTTTTGAAAAATTTACGATCGGATCATTATCCTGGAAAGTACAAATTGTATCGCCATTTGTTGATAATACCGAAACAAAAGGAAGCGCTTCTGATACCGGCTTCCTGTTTTGTACCTGAGCTTTCATTCCTCCAGCCAGCAGGTAAAGTGTTGTACTTTTCGAAACAAACTTATCAGAGAATTGTGCATATTTTGTTCCCTGCGGCTTATTTTCTGCCTTCTCGCCTTCCTGAGTTGGCAAAACCAATGTTTCAGAACAATCAGATCCATCATCAAACTGGTAATACGATGTTGTCTGGTTTTCCCTGTTCAGGTACTTGTAGCATAATTTACCATCGGCATAAAATATTTGCCATGCCATTTTTGTAGCCGGATCAGATGTCATAAGTATAGGAGCTCCGTCGGGAGTCCTGCTTACTGGCAAATTGTTTCTACACACAAACCCTATGAATTTGCCATCTAACCCAAATTGTACGACACCTGCCTGAAAAGAAAATCCGTAAATGTGTTTATCTCCTACAACCATATCTCTAAATCCGGAAGCAATAAAACTACTATCCGGGTCGGGTTCCAACTGAATGT
It encodes:
- a CDS encoding FtsX-like permease family protein — encoded protein: MNFTIKSSLRNLRSKPIYSLITFVGFTFGITGGLLIYLWVMNELSYDKFHMDYDRIYRVLTLSKQSDEIVKSSGSYRPLPATLKKDYPQIEFATFLYTSSENLPLQKKGGEKIEARESWVTNDFFSIFNGFPFIEGNAFDAIENASGIILSETVAQKLFGSEPALGKTVIIDKYDKRTYSVSGVIRVPKNSHIDIDYILPEVNSTVTGYVNHWGDKYYNRVYVKLREDAVIDDAFLNRISNHLSRYSKKTDKLLFQPLANIHLYSDYEPNSLDKNISSYKYVLIFSGLALLIILMASLNFSVLSVARASERSTEIGIKKVNGAGRFHIIKQFMGESLVHTVAAMFVAVLVIWFILPWFNNFTGKDIAFSLSFSLIRNLVLIALLTGVAAGLYPSFYLSSLNPTGILRGGSVSGSRTQFVRLLVSVQFGIAIVFMVATTVFIKQLNYVRSKDLGLTHENVVVVPTGLWYGNHAFKQELMKNPNVLGVSASVYAPVDFGWKTSFPLTNLGRTDSLNASLFWADEDFAKTYQLEMVKGEFLTMNGAQYWEEHKKANEGRKEEKNYTFSFPIVINETAEKMLGLENPVGERIGNNEIVGVVKDFHFRPLYQPIGPLVITNNPQTIQTMNIRIAPNNKAETIKYIRDIYQKHTGGRGFSYQYFDDLMDERYKAETRLKNITTAFSLLAIVISVLGILGMALFSIARRTKEIGIRKVNGAKVYEILTMLNKDFVKWVIIAFVIATPIAYYAMNKWLENFAYKTTLSWWIFALAGMLALGIALLTVSWQSWRAATRNPVEALRYE
- a CDS encoding DUF4933 domain-containing protein, whose amino-acid sequence is MKTKNLILFLLILFIGCNSRNRLKTDEKSLAKQILTEEQQRNLEDSLRAEREKKLADSIAKLPKGFRFKEDRSVDADFPPVIIDIAGNRENPQKIKLSNLFKKVEYIQLEPDPDSSFIASGFRDMVVGDKHIYGFSFQAGVVQFGLDGKFIGFVCRNNLPVSRTPDGAPILMTSDPATKMAWQIFYADGKLCYKYLNRENQTTSYYQFDDGSDCSETLVLPTQEGEKAENKPQGTKYAQFSDKFVSKSTTLYLLAGGMKAQVQNRKPVSEALPFVSVLSTNGDTICTFQDNDPIVNFSKTVYRGVDDGNNYYFNQILHLRQSFNDTIYCLIPPNRLIPKYIFDFGDMGIPSANTGIDPGFDLKDRLILQSLLETDRYLFITYSKDYDCPNTAKSGTLKYSRLIYDKRKKASILIYVDEAPFVREGKMSWPLPPEINIENDLDAMPFKWPESVTANEIPYSIFTGEELMNNGNVELPVKIANKNDRIIAIYH